Proteins encoded by one window of Artemia franciscana unplaced genomic scaffold, ASM3288406v1 Scaffold_2734, whole genome shotgun sequence:
- the LOC136042993 gene encoding uncharacterized protein LOC136042993 — LDYLSHQQHQARNVAIETENLVTQLAKKGISVPFIWVPAHCGITGNELADQAAKKASQLGLITQTPITGPELLSSISSKIFEEEEAWLHSSHTQLLDLYDYKQPSKEMYLTSRILSTCLVRLRCGHAKTKSTLFQLKMAPSPNCDTCGVYEDIRHIIFNCIKYEKEREVLRSCCEKAFSAFTMRSVQGHHTSPPWAKKLSTNLL; from the coding sequence CTCTGGATTACCTCTCACACCAACAACACCAAGCAAGAAATGTAGCCATTGAGACTGAAAATTTGGTTACTCAACTTGCAAAAAAGGGAATATCTGTTCCATTCATATGGGTTCCAGCACACTGTGGTATAACAGGAAACGAACTAGCAGATCAGGCTGCAAAAAAAGCCTCCCAACTAGGCCTGATCACCCAAACTCCTATCACCGGTCCTGAACTTCTTTCTTCAATtagctcaaaaatttttgaagaagaagaggCCTGGCTCCATTCTTCTCATACTCAGCTCCTCGATCTCTATGATTATAAGCAgccttcaaaagaaatgtacCTCACTTCTCGCATCCTTTCTACCTGCCTAGTTCGTCTTAGATGCGGCCATGCAAAGACAAAATCAACACTATTCCAATTGAAAATGGCTCCATCCCCCAACTGTGACACTTGTGGAGTGTACGAAGATATACGTCACATCATCtttaattgtataaaatatgaaaaagagagagaagtacTAAGAAGTTGCTGTGAGAAGGCATTTAGCGCATTCACAATGCGTTCTGTTCAGGGACATCACACGTCTCCTCCTTGGGctaaaaaactaagcacaaaccTATTAG